The Paenibacillus sp. FSL R7-0345 DNA segment CCTGCCGATCATCCATCTGAAGGATGTAAAGAAACGGGAAGACGGTTCACCGGAAACAGTTGTTCTGGGCGAAGGGGAAGTAAACCTTTACGCTATTCTGGAAGCTGCAGCTGAAGCCGGTGTAGAGTGGGCTGTGGTTGAGCAGGACTTCTGCAGCCGTTCGCCGCTCGCAAGTGTAGAGGACAGTTATAACTGGGTAAAAGCTTACGCTAATCAAGGGGGAAAAGTTCATGTCTAACATTAAACACAAAATTGCTATTATCGGGTGCGGAGGTATCGCCAACGGTAAACATATGCCGAGCCTGTCCCGTCAGGAAGATGCTGAAATGGTAGCCTTCTGCGATATTATTGAAGAACGCGCACAGGAAGCTGCCGGTAAATACGGTGCTGAAGGCGCTGCAGTATATACCGATTTCCGTGAGCTGCTGGCCGCAGGCGGATTTGACATCGTACACGTATGTACACCGAACGACAGCCATTCCGAAATTACAGTAGCGGCGCTTGAAGCCGGCAACCATGTAATGTGCGAGAAGCCGATGGCCAAAACTACGGCCCAGGCTCAAGAGATGCTGGATGCTGCCCGCCGTACCGGCAAAAAGCTATCAATCGCCTACCAGAACCGCTTCCGTGCAGACAGCGAATACCTTAAAGGCATGTGTGAGTCCGGTGAGCTTGGAGACATCTACTACGGCAAAGCAATCGCTCTGCGCCGCCGTGCTGTTCCTACCTGGGGCGTATTCCTGGATGAAGAGAAGCAGGGCGGAGGCCCGCTGATTGACATCGGTACGCATGCCCTTGACCTGACGCTGTGGCTGATGGATAACTATAAGCCGCGTATGGTGGTAGGCTCAACCTTCCACAAGCTGGGGCAGCGCAAGAATGCCGCTAACGCATTCGGACCGTGGGACCCGGAACAATTCAAGGTTGAGGATTCTGCCTTTGGTTTTATTACTATGGAAAATGGGGCGACCATCTCGCTGGAATCCAGCTGGGCGCTTAACGTTTCCGAATTCGGCGAAGCCAAAACACTGCTGGCCGGTACCGAAGGCGGAGCCGATATGAAGGACGGCCTGCGCATCAACGGTGAACGTGCCGGACGCCTGTTCGAAACGAAGGTCGACCTCTCCTCGGGCGGTGTAGCCTTCTACAGCGGCTCCGCTGAGACCGAAGCAGACCGCGAGGCCCGCCTGTGGCTGGAAGCAGTAAGAGAAGACAAAGATCCGGTTGTTCTGCCGGAGCAGGCGCTTGTCGTCACCCAGATTCTTGAAGCGGTATATGAATCTGCGCGTACCGGCCGGGCCGTATATTTTGACGGCAGCTCGGACAACGAATAGAATAAAATTAGCCGGAAACCCTGGAAGAAATGTGCAGGGTTTTCGGCTATGAAGAGGAAACATCAGACAAACAGGAGTGGAATCCATGAGTTCTAATAAACATACTGTAGTTATCGTCGGATACGGCGGCATGGGAAGCTATCATGGCCAATTGATCAGCGAAAACCCGAATCTTGAGGTAGCAGGAACGTTTGACCTGCTGGAAGGGCGCCGCAAAGCGTCTGTTGAAGCCGGATACAAGGCTTATGAGAGTTACGAAGAGGTACTTGCAGATCCGGGAGTTGAGGCTGTACTGATTGCTACGCCTAACGATGTGCATAAAGAGCTGGCAGTCCGCGCACTGCAGGCCGGCAAACATGTGGTCTGCGAGAAGCCTGTCGCAATGTCTTCTTCAGAGCTGAAGGAAATGATTGCGGCTGCCGATGCAGCCGGCCGGGTGCTGATGGTACACCAGAACAGACGCTGGGATGAGGATTTCCGGATCATTAAGCAAATGTACGAGTCGGAGACGATCGGAGCCCTGTTCCAGATTGAATCCCGTGTGCATGGAGCGAACGGCATTCCGGGCGACTGGCGCCATGTTAAGGCACAGGGAGGCGGCATGCTGCTGGACTGGGGCGTGCATCTGCTGGACCAGCTGCTGTTCATGATTGACAGCAGAGTAACCAGCGTGTCCAGCACCCTGAGCTATATCCTCGGCAATGATGTGGACGACGGCTTTGAAGCGGTGCTGCAGTTCGAGAACGGCATTAAAGCCATTGTGGAAGTAGGGACAACCAACTTCATCACGTTGCCCCGCTGGTATGTGAAAGGGCTGGAAGGATCTGCGGTTATCGAAGACTGGTCGCTCACCGGCCGGATTGTGACCCGCAACCGTGAATCCGAGCACCGCGAGCCGACGCCGATCCGTGCCGGTGTAGGCCTCACCAAGACGATGGCTCCTCCGTCAGAGGGCTCCACAATCACTGCCGAGCTGCCGCCGGCCGCCGAGCTTGCTGACGGGTTCTACAGCAATTTCGTGGCGGTAATCGAGGGGACGGCAGAGCCGATTGTCAAAAACCCGGAAGTGCTGCGTGTCCAGAATCTGATTGAAGCCATCTTTGAAGCGGCAGAGAAAAATGAGGTTATCAAGAATTTCGATTCTTATGGAGTTTAACAGCTGACACTAATAATGGATGAGAGGCGGCAGGTCAATGAAACTTGGAGTATTTATGGTGCTTTTCGGCGGTCGCAAGCTGGAGGATGCACTGGATTATGTAGTTTCCAAAGGGCTCAAGGCAGTAGAGATCGGCACCGGCGGCTATCCGGGGAACAGCCACTGTGATGCAGCGCTGCTGCTGGAGAATGAGTCAGCGCTGCAGGAGTTCAAGCATCAGATCGAATCCCGCGGGCTGATCATCAGCGCGCTAAGCTGTCACGGCAATCCGCTGCATCCGCAGAAGGAGCTGGCACAAAAGGATCATGAGGCTTTTGTCAATTCCGTTAAGCTTGCCCAGAAGCTGGGGGTTCAGGTCGTTAACACCTTCTCCGGCTGTCCGGGCGACCATGAAGGCGCAAAATATCCGAACTGGCCGGTTGCCCCCTGGCCCAATGATTACCAGGAAATTCTGGCCTGGCAGTGGGAGAATAAGGTTATTCCTTATTGGAAGGAAATGGCCGACTTCGCTACAGAGCATGGCGTAAAGATCGGTCTGGAGCTGCACGGCGGCTTTTCCGTGCACACCCCTGCAACCTTGTTGCGTCTACGGGAAGCTGCCGGTGATGCCATCGGGGCCAACCTTGATCCGAGCCATATGTGGTGGCAGGGTATTGATCCGGTGCAGGCGATTCACATTCTCGGCAGAGCAGGAGCGATTCATCACTTCCATGCCAAGGATACGGTGATTGATCCGGTGAATGTCAACAAGCACGGGCTTACCGATATGCAGCCGTACACCAATATGCTTGACCGCGCCTGGCAGTTCCGTTCCGTGGGCTACGGGCATGACGTGAAGACCTGGGCTGATATCATCAGCGCGCTGCGTCTGGTCGGCTATGACTATGTGGTTAGCATTGAGCATGAAGACGGCCTGATGTCGATTGAAGAGGGCTTTTCCAAAGCAGTGGATAATCTGCGCCAGGTGCTTATTGAAGAGCCGCTTGGTGAGATGTGGTGGGTGTAAAAGCCGGTGGAAAGCTTTACTAAGGTCAAGCTGAATGATGATCAGCTGAAGGCTGCGGTGCAGGCTGCTTTTGGTGCAGAGAGCTTTATTGTATCTGTTACAGAGCTGACCGGCGGATTTTTTAATGCGGCTTATGATCTGGAGCTGAATGATGGAAGACAGGTTGTGTTGAAGGCTGCCCCTTCCGGGGGAAGCGGAATACTCCGTTATGAAGAAAATATTATTGCCGCTGAAGTGGAAGCGCTCCGCCTTGTTGCTGCAGACGGTCGGATTCCGGTTCCGGCTGTATACAGCTTTGATGACAGCCGGAGTGTTATACCAAGTCCTTATTTTTTTATGGAAAAGGTTTACGGGCAGCCATACAGTGAGGTGAAAGAAAGCTATCCGCCCGCTGTGCGGGCGGAGATCGAGCGTGAACTGGGCCGGTATCAGCGTCTGATTAACGGGATTACCGGAACCAGATTCGGCCTTTTCGCACAGGATCAGGCAGAAGACACGTTGACATGGCGGGAGTCGTTCACCGGGTTGATCCGCACACTGCTGGAGGATGCCAGGGAGCTTAAGGTGGTCTTACCGGCAGGGGAAGATAAGATCTGGCAGGTGATGGAGCATTATCTGCCTGCATTGGATGAGGTAACTGAACCGCGTCTGATCCATTGGGACTTGTGGAATGGCAATCTGTTTGTACAGGACGGGCAGATTGTCTCGATCATAGACTGGGAACGGGCACTTTGGGGCGATGTGCTGATGGAATATTATTTCCGGCATTTTGAGCATTCCAAGCCCTTTTATGAGGGCTACGGGCAGACCTTTGACAGTGCGGGAGAACGGCTGCGTATAAAGCTGTATGATTTCTATCTTGATCTGATTATGAGGATTGAATGTGACTCACGCCAGTATAAGGATGAGAACCATATACGCTGGGCTACACAGAACCTGGAAGAGAGCTGGAAATCCTTCAGCACCTCAGGGAACAGTCCGCTAGTATAACTTTAAGAAGGCCGGTCCGCCACCGCGGATACCGGCCTTCTGTTCGCGCTGCAGAATGTTCAGAATTGGTTAGGGACGGTTACAACCGGGTCAATATCGGCCTCATAGTCAACCCCGGCGGTTTCAAAGCCGAACAGCTGGAAAAAATCTTCACGGTAACTATGCAGATCGGACAGCTCCCCGATAGTATTTGTAGCCAGCAGCGGCCACAGCCGGTCCACTTCAGCCTGCACGGCAGGGTCAAGCTCCCAGTCATCGATGCGGATACGGCCGGCTTCATCAACCGGAGTGCCTCCGGCTGCATATAATCGGTCATTGAATAGCCGGTAAGCCTGCTCAATACAGCCTTCGTGAGTGCCCTTTTCCTTCATGATTTTGTAAAGGAGCGAGATATAGAGTGGGACTACCGGGAGTGCTGAGCTGGACTGCGTTACCAGCCCTTTGCTGACGGCCACATAGGCCTTGCCGCCGCCGGGAGCAAGCTGGCTGTCCAGCAGCCGGGCAGTCGCCTCCAGGTGGTCTTTAGCCCGTCCAATGGTGCCCTTGCGGTAAATCTCCTGGGTCAGCTCGGGTCCGATATAGGAGAAGGCCAGTGTTACAGCATTATCAGCCAGTACCCCGGCTGCTCTCAGGCTGTCAATCCACAGCTGCCAGTCTTCGCCGCCCATGACATGAACGGTGTCTTCGATCTCCGTCTCAGCGGCAGGCTCTACGGTGACCTGTGAGACTTCCCCGGTATGGAAATTGACGGTTTTGTTGGTATAGGGTTCACCTATAGGCTTTAGAGCGGAATTATAAACCTGACCGGTTGCAGGATCTGTCCGGCGGCCGGTGGCAACGCTGTAGATGACCAGATCCACCTGGCCCAGCTCACGCCGGATCAGATCAGCTGTGCGCTCCTTGGTTTCCTGCGTGAAGGCATCGCCGCATACACTGTAGGAGCGCAATCCTGCCTCAAGAGCCGCTTGTTCGAAGGCTGCCGAGTTGTACCAGCCTGCAGAGGCAGTGCGCGCCGCAGTAGCTGTACTTGGGCGGTAGACTCCGAGAGTGGCTGCTCCGGCACCAAAGGCCGCAGCGATTCTGGATGCCAGCCCGTAGCCGGTTGAAGCTCCAATCACCAGCACATTGCGCGGGCCCTTTATCGCCGGCAGGGTCCGGATATACTCAATCTGCTGCTGCACCTGCCGCGCACAGCCTGCGGGATGGGCAGTTGTACATATAAAGCCCCGCGTTCTTGGCTTGATAATCACTTATGAATCATTCCTTTCCGGGATGCTGTGAAATTTAGCTCAATATGACATAACTGTTAGCAGTATAATAATGAGTATACGGCCTAATGAGTCAGCTTGTACAACAGTGAACCCGCAAAAATGTCCGTATTCATGTGGGGGAGGACTGGTTAAAATGCTGGATTGGCTTAATCAGCACATAGACATGATAAGTCTATTATGGCTGCTGCCTGTTTGCTTCATGTTTCATGATTTTGAAGAGATTTTAACCGTGGAGAGCTGGGGTATTACTTACGGAAACAGAGTGGAAGCGGCTATTCCACCGAGGATGCGCAAAATGTACAAATCCTCTATGCAAATGACTACCAGAAATTTTGCGCTGGATGTGCTGTTTGTATATTTCCTGATCGTTTCAGTTACCGCAGCTGCAGTGTTCTTTTCCTTTTATACGCTGTATTTAGCTGTGACCGCCCTGTTTTTGCTGCATGTTTTTACTCATTTTGGACAGAGTATTTACTTGAAGCTGTATACACCCGGAGTTGTAACAGCGCTGTTCATTGCTTTGCCATATTCGCTGTATGCCTTTTATCGGCTTCTTTCGGAAAAGATCGTTGGTCTGCACGACTTTGGATGGGCGTTGCTGCTGCTGTTTCTGTTGACTCCTCCGGTTGTCTGGGGTTTGCTGAAGCGCAGAGGACGTCATCAAAGAACATAGCTGACACGTATTGTATGATTCATTTTCAGAAAAGCACTTGACTAAGGGGTATAATGCTAGATAAAATATTACTTATTGCCTATTCTATATAATGAGAATGATTTCGTACTTTTGAAAAGAGCAGAGAGGGTGACAGGATGGAGCGCCTTTTAGAGGTAAAGGACCTAGCAATTTCATTCAAGACACGCGGCGGAGAAGTGCAAGCGATCCGTGGTGTTAACTTTCATGTAAATAAAGGTGAAACACTGGCGATTGTCGGCGAATCCGGTTCCGGTAAGAGCGTAACGTCCCAGGCGGTTATGAAGCTTGTACCACAGCCGCAGGGACAATACAAACGCGGACAGATCTTGTTCGACGGACAAGACCTGATTCCGAAGACTGAGAAGCAAATGCAAAAAATCCGCGGGAAAGAAATCGGCATGATCTTCCAGGATCCGATGACTTCCCTGAATCCGATGATGAAAGTCGGAAAGCAGATTACCGAAGTATTGTTCAAACACGAAAAAATCAGCAAGGACGCTGCTTATAAACGTGGTATCGAGCTGCTGGGCCTGGTGGGAATTCCTTCCCCGGAACGCCGTTTTCAGCAGTATCCGCATGAGTTCTCCGGCGGTATGCGTCAGCGTGTGGTAATCGCCATGGCGCTTGCGGCGAACCCTAAGCTGCTGATTGCCGATGAGCCGACTACAGCGCTTGACGTTACGATTCAGGCTCAGATTCTGGATCTGATGAAGGATCTGCAGAAGAAGATTAACACTGCGATTATTTTCATTACCCATGACCTTGGTGTTGTTGCCAGAATGGCTGACCGCGTTGCGGTTATGTATGCCGGACAGATTGTGGAAATGGGAACAGCGGAAGAGATCTTCTACGATCCTAGACATCCTTACACTTGGGGTCTGCTTGCTTCCATGCCAAGCCTTGACAGCAAGGGCACTATGCTGACAGCTATTCCGGGAACACCTCCCGATCTGATCAAGCCGCCTAAGGGCGATGCCTTTGCATTGCGCAGCACTTACGCTATGGCAATTGATATGGAGAAGGAACCTCCAATGTATAAGGTTTCGGACTCCCACCTGGTGAAGTCCTGGCTGATGCATCCGATGGCTCCGGCTGTCGAGCCGCCTGCAGTCGTGAAGAAGAGACAGCGTGTTTTGCCCAACGCCTATCCGCAGCCGGTGCTTGTTGAAAATTAATACACTGTATTAATTAACTGCTGCAGCAGCATAATAGTAAGATCAGCGTCAGGCCGTTCAACGGCTTGGCGCTTTTTTGCGTCTTGTTTTCCACGCGGAACAACAATGAGTAGAATTATATTTTATGTTAATATGAAATAATATTTATTTATTTAAATAAAACTATTGACTATTTTACCTTTCCGCAGCAAAATGTAAGGGTATACATAGGAGGTAAATTGATGAAAAAACGTGCTATGACCACAATGTTACTGTTAACGGTTTTGTCAGGCTGCAGCGGAAGCGGCAGCAGTGCGCCAAGGTTTGAAAATGTATCTGTACATGATCCTTCAGTTCTCAAGGCAGGTGATACGTATTATGTATTCGGCTCTCACCTCGCTTCTGCCAAATCCAAGGACTTGATGGCCTGGGAGCAGATCTCCTCCGTGGTGGAGGACGGAAACGTACTCATTCCTAATGTAACCGAAGAGCTTAGCGAGACCTTCAGCTGGGCGCAGTCGGATACACTCTGGGCACCTGATGTCATTCAGCTTGCCGACGGCAAATTCTACATGTATTATGACGCCTGCCGCGGGGATTCGCCGTTGTCGGCGATGGGAATCGCTGTCTCGGATAAGATTGAAGGGCCTTACAAGGACCTCGGGGTTATTTTGAAATCCGGCATGGCCGGGATCGGCGATGACGGTGAAGTTTATGATGCCACCCGGAAGCCGAACGTTGTGGACCCGGATGTCTTTTTCGATAAGGAAGGCAAGCTGTGGATGGTTTATGGTTCGTACTCCGGCGGAATTTTCATTCTGGAGCTTGATCCTGCCAGCGGCTTCCCGCTTCCAGACCAGGGCTATGGCAAAAAGCTGCTCGGAGCCAATCATGCCCGGATTGAAGGGCCTTATATGCTGTACAGTCCTGAAACCGACTACTACTATCTGTTTCTCTCATATGGCGGGCTTGATGCGAACGGCGGATATAATATCCGTGTAGCCCGCTCCAAGAATCCCGACGGACCGTTTGAAGACTCCGAAGGCAAATCGATGCTGGATGCGGCCGGTAACCCTGACAAGCTGTTCGATGATCCGGTGTACGCACCATACGGCGTCAAGCTGATGGGCAATTTCGAATTTCTGAACACCGCAGATGAACCGGAGGCGACGGGGGAAGGTTACGTATCTCCGGGACATAATTCAGCCTATTACGATGAGAAAAGCGGCCGGTATTTCCTGATCTTCCATACACGGTTCCCTTACCGCGGCGAAGAGCATGAAGTGCGTGTGCATCAGATGTTCATGAACGAGGACGGCTGGCCTGTAGTCGCACCGCACCGCTATGGCGGAGAGACCATCGGCAGCTACCAAGCAGATGACATTACCGGCGAGTACAAATATATTAATCATGGCAGGGATATCAGTGCTGAGTCCGTAGAATCTGAAGTAATTGAGCTGACCGCTGACGGCAAAATAACAGGAGCAGTTAGCGGTACATGGAGCTTGGACGGCGGGCATACGGCGAAAATTACCGTTGAAGGCACAGTGTTCAGCGGTGTGTTCTTACGGGAATGGAACGAGGCTGTAAAAGGCGATGTGATGACCTTTACCGCATTATCCGGAGACGGCACTGCGATTTGGGGAAGCCATGTATCCCAAGGAAACTCGAAGTAATGTTAGTTATAAGCTGATTAGAAAAAGGCAGCCCGCTCAGCGCACTCTATGCGTCAAGCGGGCTGCTGCTGTGAATAAAGGTAAAGAGGAACTGATAAGATTACAGGTATTTCCGCAGCACAATAACTGCATTGTGTCCGCCGAAGCCGAATGAATTGGAGATGCCGATATCCAGATCTGCCTTCCGGGCGGTATTCGGCACATAGTCCAGATCACAGACATCATCAGGCGTCTGCTGGTTAATTGTAGGCGGTATCAGCCCCTGGGTGATGCTCTTGATCAGAGCGACAGCCTCCAGCCCGCCAGCTGCTCCCAGGGTGTGACCGGTCATCGATTTATTCGCCGTAACCGGAATGCGGTAAGCCGCCTCCCCGAACAGCTTCTTGATCGCTGCCGTCTCCGAACGGTCGCCGATCAGCGTGCTGGTAGCATGGGCGCTGATCAGGCCCACTTCTTCAGGCTGCACTCCCGCTTCCCGCAAAGCCAGCTTCATAGCCAGGTAAGCCCCCGTGCCTTCCGGATGAGTGGCTACCATATGATAAGCATCCGAACTGGCGCCATAGCCGGTAACTTCGGCATAGATGGCTGCATTCCGCCGGAGGGCGTGTGACAATGACTCCAGTATCAGAATGGCGCCGCCTTCGCCGATCACGAAGCCGTCCCGGCTCCCGTCAAACGGACGGCTGGCCTTCTCCGGCGCATCATTGCGGGTAGACAGGGAGGTTGCATTCCCGAAGCTGGCCAGCGAGATTTCAGTAACGGCTGCTTCCGCACCGCCGGCAATAACGCAGTCGGCACCGCCGTAACGGATCAGCCGGAAAGCCTCGCCGATGGCCGTATTGCCGATTGAACAGGCAGTGACAGGCGAGAGCGTAGGCCCTTGTGCCCCGAACCGTATACTGATCGTTGCCGCCGCCATATTGGAGATCAGCATGGGAATGAGCGTCGGGCTGACTCTTTCCGGCCCGCGTGTCCTGAGCAGCTCAGCCTGCTCCATTAGTGTATGAATCCCGCCAACGCCTGAACCGACATACACGCCAAGCCGCTCCCGGTCGATCTGCTCCAGCTGCAGACCGGAATCAGCCCAGGCATCCTCGGCGGCTGCCAGCGCAAACTGGGTGAACCGGTCCATCCGCCGGGCTTCCTTGCGGCCGAACCGGCCTTCCGGATCAAAGTCTGTGACTTGTCCGGCGATTTTGCTTTTATAGCGGTCTGTATTAAATGAAGTAATAGGCGAGATTCCGGATTCTCCGGCGCTCAGACGTCCCCAGAATTGCTCCACAGTATTGCCGAGCGGTGAAATGACGCCCAAACCAGTGATAACTACACGTTCCATATAAAATCCTCCTACAATCAGGCTATTATTCTCCCAAGCGGGTACATAGACTATTTTTCCACTTTGCTTATCCTATTACAAGTTGTGGTTTATACTAGTATAATTACTACCAGTGTAACAATGGGGACAGATAAGGAGGGCATAAAAATGTCCAATAAGACGAGATTGCAGGCATTGTCGGGGTTTCTCAAATCCCGCAGAGCAGCGCTTACACCGGCTGCAGTCGGGCTGCCGGAAGGGACGCGCAGACGCACCCCCGGTCTGAGACGGGAAGAGGTAGCACAGCTGGCAGGGGTGAGCAGTACATGGTACACATGGCTTGAGCAGGGGCGGGACATCAAGGTATCGCCTTCGGTACTTGAATGCATCGCCGCAGCGCTCCGGCTGACCAAGGATGAACGGAACTATCTGTTTGCACTGGCGCTGGACAACGGTCCGGGACCGGCAGCCTACCAGCAGGAGGAAATCACAATAATCAGCCCCTCTCTGCAAAAAATTCTGCAGGAGCTCACGACCTGCCCGACCATTATTTCTGACCGTCACTGCAATATTGTCGGCTGGAATGAGGCGGCCGCCCATGTATTTCTCGATTTTGCCCGGCTGCCGGCGGAAGGCCGCAATATGATCTCCCTCTTGTTTGTCCGCAAGGAATTCCAGCGACTGGCAGTGAACTGGGAGCAGTTTGTGCGGGGGTATTTAGCTATATTCCGGGCCTATTACGGGCAATATGTGGAAGACCGCTGGTATGATGATTTTATCGCGGAGATGAAGGGGCAGCATCCCCGTTTTCAGGAGCTGTGGGAGGAGAGCAGGGTCAGCAGTGCACCGGATGTGGTGCTTGAATTCCGTCATGCCAAAGCGGGGAAAATGCTCTTTCACCTCACCTCGCTGCAGGTGCACGGAACTGCTGATTTGCGCTGCAGCATCTATACTCCGGCTGACAATTCCGGTACAGAATCAAAGCTGCAGCAGCTGATGAAGGATGCTGTCTGATAAGTTGTGATAAAAAATATTTATGTATTCATAAAAAACAATAAATATGCAATATCTCGATTCCGGCATATACTTCTTATATGATGTTAACTATAGGGCGAACGGAAAAGGAGTATGTCACAATGGCGAAGGTAACCGGATTGGAAGGCGTAGTTGCGGGGGAAACAGATATTGGACTGGTGGACGGCGAGAAGGGCTATCTGGTCTACCGCGGGTATTGGGCGAAGGAGCTCGCCGTAAGCAGGAGCTATGAGGAGGTTGCCTATCTTCTGTGGAACAGCAGACTGCCCGATGCGGATGAACTGGGGCAGCTCAAGCAGGAGATGGCAGCAGCACGGACGATTCCGGCCTATTTGAAGCAAATTATCGATTTGCTGCCGCCGTCGATTCCGATGATGCTTGTCCTGCAGAGTGCAGTAGCAGCCTTGGGTGACAAGGATAATGCGACATGGCCGCCGACCCTGCAGCAGGCGATCCGACTGACTTCAGTACTGCCGGCAATTATTGCCTACAGATACCGCAGGCTGAATAATCTGCCGGCTGTGGAGCCGCTGGCAGAGCTGGGGCATGCCGCGAATTACCTGTACATGCTTACAGGACAGGTACCTGAGGAGGCTCATGTGCAGGCGCTCAGCGCTTATCAGATCCTGTGCATGGAGCATGGAATGAACGCTTCCACCTTTGCTTCACGTGTTGTCCTGTCGACCGAATCCGATATGTGCGCAGCCGTCTGCGGTGCAATCGGGGCGATGAAAGGGCCTCTGCACGGAGGGGCGCCGTCTGAGGTCATCTCGATGCTGGAGGAGATCGGCACGATGGACCGTGCTGAGCCTTGGATCCGCGGTGTGCTTGAGAACCGCGGCAAAATCATGGGCTTCGGCCACCGGATTTACAAGACGAAGGACCCGCGTGCGGAAGCGCTGATGATCGCCACGGAAGCGATGATCGGCAAGGACCCCTCCTTCGATCTTGCTATCCATGTGGAGCACACCGCTGTCCGGCTGCTAGAAGAATACAAGCCCGGCCGCCGGCTGTACACTAACGTTGAATTTTATGCCGCAGCGATCCTCAAAGCGTTGCACCTCGACCCTGATATTTTTACGCCGACCTTTACGGCGGGCAGAATCGTCGGCTGGACCTCGCATATCCTGGAGCAGGCGGAGAACAACCGGATTTTCCGTCCCCAGTCGGTATATACCGGTCCTATGCCGGAGACAGAAGCCGAGGTTGTATAACGGATCAGCCTGCTATAACAACACGAGACCCCTGGCCGCTCAAACGGCCAGGGGTCTTTTTTTTGAAGGAGGAGGATTATGAGCGAGTATGGCGGATACTCTGGTCTCAAATTTTTGCAAAAACTGAATTAGAAATCCGATGTTGCAATCTGGATATAGCCGAAGGTAGCTCCAGCTGCGGTACTTCGCAGTGCAGCAACAAGCAGGTGCGCCAGCTGGATGGTGAGGCTGTCAAACGGCGGGATAGTGTAGGTTACAATAGGAGCGTTGACAGCGTACAGTACCAGATCTACCGGGAAAGCGGAGTTATTCTGGACTGTAACAGCCGCATTTGCCCCGCCGTTTAAATTTTCGTAATACGACTTGCCGACTCCGGCCGGCAGGTTGAAATACTGCTGCGGTAACAAAATAGCCATGTTCATGACCTCCTTTTGCATTTGATAGATTATCATATTCAATAATTCTATTAATGCTGTTACGCCTGTCCCGGGAGATTCACACATTCTTGGTCAGCGGGATGGAGAGGTTTTGGAAGATGGACGTTTGCCGTAAATCCGGTATAGAACGAGTCCGAACACCGTACCTAGCAGCGACATTGCCGCAACGCTCAGAAAGAATGTTTTTCCGCCAAAAGCGCCGTAAAGCACGCCGCTGTCGTCTGGCCGACTTTCGGCCGAATCAAAGGCATTTGTGCCTCTCCTTTCGGCGTCCGGCCGGCTTTTTGCCGAATTAAAGGCATTTATGTCCTTCATTTCGGCGTCTGGCCGGGTTTCGGCCGAATCAAGGGCATT contains these protein-coding regions:
- a CDS encoding Gfo/Idh/MocA family oxidoreductase, translated to MSNIKHKIAIIGCGGIANGKHMPSLSRQEDAEMVAFCDIIEERAQEAAGKYGAEGAAVYTDFRELLAAGGFDIVHVCTPNDSHSEITVAALEAGNHVMCEKPMAKTTAQAQEMLDAARRTGKKLSIAYQNRFRADSEYLKGMCESGELGDIYYGKAIALRRRAVPTWGVFLDEEKQGGGPLIDIGTHALDLTLWLMDNYKPRMVVGSTFHKLGQRKNAANAFGPWDPEQFKVEDSAFGFITMENGATISLESSWALNVSEFGEAKTLLAGTEGGADMKDGLRINGERAGRLFETKVDLSSGGVAFYSGSAETEADREARLWLEAVREDKDPVVLPEQALVVTQILEAVYESARTGRAVYFDGSSDNE
- a CDS encoding Gfo/Idh/MocA family oxidoreductase, coding for MSSNKHTVVIVGYGGMGSYHGQLISENPNLEVAGTFDLLEGRRKASVEAGYKAYESYEEVLADPGVEAVLIATPNDVHKELAVRALQAGKHVVCEKPVAMSSSELKEMIAAADAAGRVLMVHQNRRWDEDFRIIKQMYESETIGALFQIESRVHGANGIPGDWRHVKAQGGGMLLDWGVHLLDQLLFMIDSRVTSVSSTLSYILGNDVDDGFEAVLQFENGIKAIVEVGTTNFITLPRWYVKGLEGSAVIEDWSLTGRIVTRNRESEHREPTPIRAGVGLTKTMAPPSEGSTITAELPPAAELADGFYSNFVAVIEGTAEPIVKNPEVLRVQNLIEAIFEAAEKNEVIKNFDSYGV
- a CDS encoding sugar phosphate isomerase/epimerase → MKLGVFMVLFGGRKLEDALDYVVSKGLKAVEIGTGGYPGNSHCDAALLLENESALQEFKHQIESRGLIISALSCHGNPLHPQKELAQKDHEAFVNSVKLAQKLGVQVVNTFSGCPGDHEGAKYPNWPVAPWPNDYQEILAWQWENKVIPYWKEMADFATEHGVKIGLELHGGFSVHTPATLLRLREAAGDAIGANLDPSHMWWQGIDPVQAIHILGRAGAIHHFHAKDTVIDPVNVNKHGLTDMQPYTNMLDRAWQFRSVGYGHDVKTWADIISALRLVGYDYVVSIEHEDGLMSIEEGFSKAVDNLRQVLIEEPLGEMWWV
- a CDS encoding aminoglycoside phosphotransferase family protein; translation: MESFTKVKLNDDQLKAAVQAAFGAESFIVSVTELTGGFFNAAYDLELNDGRQVVLKAAPSGGSGILRYEENIIAAEVEALRLVAADGRIPVPAVYSFDDSRSVIPSPYFFMEKVYGQPYSEVKESYPPAVRAEIERELGRYQRLINGITGTRFGLFAQDQAEDTLTWRESFTGLIRTLLEDARELKVVLPAGEDKIWQVMEHYLPALDEVTEPRLIHWDLWNGNLFVQDGQIVSIIDWERALWGDVLMEYYFRHFEHSKPFYEGYGQTFDSAGERLRIKLYDFYLDLIMRIECDSRQYKDENHIRWATQNLEESWKSFSTSGNSPLV
- the fabV gene encoding enoyl-ACP reductase FabV, with amino-acid sequence MIIKPRTRGFICTTAHPAGCARQVQQQIEYIRTLPAIKGPRNVLVIGASTGYGLASRIAAAFGAGAATLGVYRPSTATAARTASAGWYNSAAFEQAALEAGLRSYSVCGDAFTQETKERTADLIRRELGQVDLVIYSVATGRRTDPATGQVYNSALKPIGEPYTNKTVNFHTGEVSQVTVEPAAETEIEDTVHVMGGEDWQLWIDSLRAAGVLADNAVTLAFSYIGPELTQEIYRKGTIGRAKDHLEATARLLDSQLAPGGGKAYVAVSKGLVTQSSSALPVVPLYISLLYKIMKEKGTHEGCIEQAYRLFNDRLYAAGGTPVDEAGRIRIDDWELDPAVQAEVDRLWPLLATNTIGELSDLHSYREDFFQLFGFETAGVDYEADIDPVVTVPNQF
- a CDS encoding HXXEE domain-containing protein, encoding MLDWLNQHIDMISLLWLLPVCFMFHDFEEILTVESWGITYGNRVEAAIPPRMRKMYKSSMQMTTRNFALDVLFVYFLIVSVTAAAVFFSFYTLYLAVTALFLLHVFTHFGQSIYLKLYTPGVVTALFIALPYSLYAFYRLLSEKIVGLHDFGWALLLLFLLTPPVVWGLLKRRGRHQRT